A stretch of Pirellulales bacterium DNA encodes these proteins:
- the rho gene encoding transcription termination factor Rho, translated as MPEVEFPEGSDTTPPEPGSGVLELHPNGYGFLRSIANNLSRERTDPFVPGTMIEKFRLREGVLVNGMVQHSRRQQGPRLKEVLDVDGLKPEDYPNVKDFDQLTPINPESWLQLETGQQPITTRVMDLLTPIGKGQRALIVAPPRTGKTILLQQISQAISQNYPDMHLVMLLIDERPEEVTDMRRSVRGDVIASSLDRDVESHVRLAQIAVERCKRLAEMGKDVFLLMDSITRMARAFNKVTRGDRTATGGLDIRALDIPKKLFATARLFEEGGSLTIAATALIDTGSRMDEAIFQEFKGTGNMELVLDRKLADRRVWPALDISQSGTRREEKLLDAETLHAVTMLRRTLANMHHVDAMEQLTTKLAKFKTNREFISLIAGAKAGVD; from the coding sequence ATGCCTGAAGTCGAATTCCCCGAAGGCTCCGATACCACTCCTCCGGAACCTGGCTCCGGCGTGTTGGAACTGCATCCCAATGGTTACGGCTTTTTGCGCAGCATCGCCAATAACCTGTCGCGGGAACGGACCGATCCGTTTGTGCCAGGCACAATGATCGAAAAATTTCGCCTCCGCGAAGGAGTGCTGGTGAATGGCATGGTGCAACACAGCCGCCGCCAGCAGGGTCCGCGGCTGAAAGAAGTTTTGGATGTCGACGGACTGAAGCCGGAAGACTATCCCAATGTTAAAGACTTTGACCAATTGACGCCCATCAATCCGGAAAGTTGGTTGCAATTGGAAACCGGCCAACAACCCATCACCACGCGGGTCATGGATTTGCTGACGCCCATTGGCAAGGGCCAGCGGGCCCTGATTGTCGCTCCGCCGCGGACCGGTAAAACCATTCTGCTGCAGCAAATCAGCCAGGCCATTTCGCAAAACTATCCCGATATGCATTTGGTGATGCTGCTGATTGACGAGCGGCCCGAAGAAGTGACCGACATGCGCCGCAGCGTCCGGGGCGATGTGATTGCCAGCAGTCTCGATCGCGATGTGGAAAGTCACGTTCGCTTGGCACAAATCGCGGTGGAGCGGTGCAAGCGGCTGGCCGAAATGGGCAAAGACGTGTTTCTGCTCATGGATTCCATCACCCGCATGGCTCGGGCGTTCAACAAAGTTACCCGCGGCGACCGAACTGCCACGGGCGGATTGGATATTCGAGCTCTTGACATTCCCAAAAAGCTGTTTGCGACCGCACGGCTGTTTGAAGAGGGCGGCTCGCTCACCATTGCAGCTACCGCACTGATCGATACCGGCAGTCGCATGGACGAAGCCATCTTTCAGGAATTCAAAGGCACCGGCAACATGGAATTGGTGCTCGACCGCAAGCTGGCCGACCGCCGCGTGTGGCCGGCCCTAGATATTTCTCAATCGGGCACGCGCCGAGAGGAAAAGCTGCTCGATGCGGAAACTTTGCATGCGGTGACCATGTTGCGGCGCACGTTGGCCAACATGCATCATGTCGATGCCATGGAGCAGCTCACGACAAAGTTGGCCAAGTTCAAAACCAACCGCGAGTTCATTAGCCTGATTGCCGGCGCTAAAGCGGGCGTGGATTGA